A window from Culex pipiens pallens isolate TS chromosome 3, TS_CPP_V2, whole genome shotgun sequence encodes these proteins:
- the LOC120421612 gene encoding cytochrome P450 4c21-like has product MLAYVLLSSALSLSTVLLLKLVWSYRFAAKIPTVQPAVPLLGHIPMFWNRTSEQAFSSLTYCFRQVDRLGKVLFGPVLIVFVHHPDLLQQLFSREDLHDRPFFYDFLGLGNGLLSEKNGHKWIRSRKVLNPAFNTRMLTGFIPIMDGRARKLVAKMKPLAGTGTEFDILQYIGECTLEMAFSTTMGRNANELPGQKEYVKNLEMIMNLIGERVLNVNQFLDVFYRMTEAYRIDKKARTFCNAFTDKVIRERRRELEKEKGLPKARDEFQSKSLNFLDQILTIRKKDGSLFGDEEISNNLYNMMAAGNDTSSLTIAFACLFLAMHPEIQDKVLEEMNSVFHSDAVDITLDTLKQLQYTEQVIKEVLRLCPAVPCGARQASGSQVTLDGIQLPPKQIIVFNIFTLHRRKDLWGPDAECFNPDRFSPEATKQRHPYAFLPFSAGLRDCIGARYAMNSIRIVLLRILQDFEIKTNLRHEDLRFKFEITLKLAGPHSVWLEKRTKSV; this is encoded by the exons ATGCTCGCTTACGTGTTGCTCTCATCAGCGCTTTCACTTTCCACAGTCCTGCTGCTCAAACTAGTGTGGTCCTACCGGTTCGCGGCAAAAATACCCACCGTTCAACCGGCGGTTCCGCTGCTCGGGCACATTCCAATGTTTTGGAACAGAACCTCCGAGCAGGCGTTCAGCAGCTTGACCTACTGCTTCCGGCAGGTGGACCGCCTCGGGAAGGTGCTCTTCGGACCGGTTCTGATCGTGTTCGTCCACCACCCAGACCTGCTGCAGCAACTGTTCAGCCGCGAAGATCTGCACGATAGGCCGTTCTTTTACGACTTTCTCGGGCTGGGCAACGGGCTGCTGTCGGAGAAGA ATGGCCACAAATGGATCCGCTCGCGGAAGGTGCTCAATCCGGCGTTCAACACACGGATGTTGACGGGGTTTATTCCCATCATGGACGGAAGGGCCAGAAAGCTGGTGGCTAAGATGAAACCGTTGGCCGGAACTGGGACTGAGTTCGACATTCTGCAGTACATTGGCGAGTGTACGCTGGAAATGGCCTTCAGTACGACGATGGGTCGTAACGCGAACGAACTGCCCGGCCAGAAGGAGTACGTGAAGAACTTGGAAAT GATAATGAACTTGATAGGAGAACGTGTCCTCAACGTGAACCAATTTTTAGACGTTTTCTACCGGATGACGGAAGCTTATCGGATTGACAAAAAAGCTCGAACTTTTTGCAACGCATTCACCGATAAGGTCATCCGGGAGAGAAGACGTGAGCTAGAAAAGGAGAAAGGACTGCCAAAGGCGCGAGACGAGTTCCAGTCAAAATCGTTGAACTTCCTCGATCAAATCCTTACCATTCGCAAGAAGGACGGATCGCTGTTTGGAGATGAAGAGATTTCCAACAATCTGTACAATATGATGGCCGCT GGAAACGACACTTCCTCGCTGACAATCGCGTTTGCCTGCCTCTTCCTGGCAATGCACCCAGAAATCCAAGACAAGGTCCTCGAAGAAATGAACTCCGTCTTCCACTCCGATGCGGTGGACATCACGCTGGACACCCTAAAACAACTCCAGTACACCGAGCAGGTCATCAAGGAAGTCCTTCGTCTTTGTCCGGCGGTTCCCTGCGGTGCCCGCCAAGCCTCCGGCAGCCAAGTGACCCTCGACGGCATCCAACTCCCCCCGAAACAAATCATCGTGTTCAACATCTTCACCCTCCACCGCCGGAAGGACCTCTGGGGACCGGACGCGGAGTGCTTCAACCCGGATCGATTCTCGCCGGAGGCCACCAAGCAGCGCCATCCGTACGCCTTTTTGCCGTTCAGTGCCGGTCTGCGGGACTGCATCGGAGCCCGGTACGCGATGAACTCGATCCGGATCGTGCTGCTGCGGATTCTGCAGGACTTTGAGATAAAAACCAACCTGCGGCACGAGGACTTACGGTTCAAGTTTGAAATTACGCTGAAGCTGGCAGGGCCGCACAGTGTGTGGTTGGAGAAGCGAACTAAGTCAGTTTGA
- the LOC120421615 gene encoding cytochrome P450 4V2-like, producing the protein MVFIVLLSIVGALLVLQYLLLFYAARYSASIPTIQPSYPIVGNIPSFWGKSSKQALWAVVKSFQRVDRMGKLMIGPKPILLVNHPDLLQQILMRGDLHDKPFFYDFMGLGGGLITERDGKRWLMERKVLNPTFNTRMLTSFLPIMDARARKMVANLGPMADGRTVVDLLKYVGECTLEIVFNTTMGRNANELPGQREYVKHLDIIMTRLGERMMNVNQFLDIFYRMTSAYKSEHASRIFCNDFTDKIIRERRTELHEEQKMPQETDEFERKSLNFLDQILTIVREDGTSFTDQEISDNLYTMMSAAHETSALTVSYTCLLLAMHPKIQAKVIAEMNEVFYDSSVEITLDTLKQLEYTERVIKEVLRLLPAVPIGARQTNSELLLDGVQIPKNQILAFNCYNLHRRTDFWGPDPERFDPDRFLPEASQGRHPYAYIPFSAGLRNCIGMRYAMNSMRIMLLRILQEFEIGTDLKQTDLRFKFEITLKLVGPHSVWLKRRDKI; encoded by the exons ATGGTGTTCATCGTGCTGCTGTCCATCGTCGGCGCGCTGCTCGTCCTGCAGTACCTGCTGCTGTTCTACGCGGCCAGATATTCCGCCTCGATCCCAACGATACAGCCCAGCTACCCGATCGTGGGTAACATCCCGTCCTTTTGGGGCAAATCGTCCAAGCAAGCCCTCTGGGCCGTTGTGAAAAGCTTCCAACGCGTGGACCGAATGGGCAAGCTGATGATCGGTCCCAAGCCGATACTGCTGGTCAACCATCCGGACCTGCTGCAGCAGATCTTGATGCGGGGTGATCTGCACGACAAGCCCTTCTTTTACGACTTTATGGGTCTGGGCGGCGGCTTGATCACGGAACGCG ACGGCAAACGGTGGCTGATGGAGCGCAAGGTGCTCAATCCTACGTTCAACACACGGATGTTGACCAGCTTTCTACCGATCATGGACGCACGGGCTAGGAAGATGGTGGCCAATTTGGGACCGATGGCTGACGGGCGCACGGTGGTAGATTTGCTAAAGTATGTTGGTGAGTGTACACTGGAGATTGTGTTCAACACGACGATGGGTCGGAATGCTAACGAGCTGCCCGGTCAGCGGGAGTACGTGAAGCACTTGGACAT aaTTATGACTCGACTAGGGGAACGAATGATGAATGTAAACCAATTTCTGGATATTTTCTACCGGATGACCAGTGCATACAAATCGGAGCATGCATCAAGAATATTTTGCAACGACTTCACGGATAAG ATCATTCGAGAACGCCGAACAGAGCTGCACGAAGAGCAAAAAATGCCACAGGAAACCGACGAGTTTGAGAGAAAGTCTTTGAATTTTCTCGATCAAATCCTAACAATTGTTAGGGAAGATGGTACTAGCTTCACCGATCAGGAGATTTCTGACAATTTGTACACGATGATGTCTGCG GCCCACGAAACCTCTGCCTTAACCGTATCGTACACATGTCTGCTTCTGGCGATGCACCCAAAAATTCAAGCTAAGGTCATAGCTGAGATGAACGAAGTCTTTTACGATTCTTCGGTAGAGATCACTCTGGATACTTTGAAACAGCTCGAGTACACCGAGCGAGTGATCAAGGAAGTTCTCCGACTGCTGCCGGCGGTCCCAATCGGAGCACGTCAAACAAACAGCGAGCTACTGCTGGACGGAGTTCAAATCCCCAAAAATCAGATCCTGGCCTTCAACTGCTACAACCTCCATCGGCGAACGGACTTCTGGGGTCCAGACCCGGAGCGTTTTGACCCGGATCGATTCCTGCCGGAAGCCTCCCAGGGTCGACATCCGTACGCGTACATTCCGTTTAGTGCTGGGTTGAGGAATTGCATCGGAATGCGGTACGCGATGAACTCGATGCGGATTATGTTGCTGCGGATTCTGCAGGAGTTCGAGATTGGGACCGACTTGAAGCAGACCGATTTGCGTTTCAAATTTGAGATTACGCTGAAGCTGGTTGGTCCGCACAGTGTATGGTTGAAGAGGAGGGACaagatttaa
- the LOC120421611 gene encoding cytochrome P450 4V2-like — translation MAFLVLLSIVGVLLVLQYLMLYTARHCSAIPTVQPSYPIVGNLLSFWNNSSMQAFWMLVKSFRGVDRMAKMVLGPKLLILINHPELLQKVLMNNEMLDKPFFYDFMGLGGGLVSERDGKRWLMERKVLNPTFNTRMLTSFLSIMDTRASKMVANLRSVADGHTEVDMIRFVGECTLEIVYNTTMGRNANELPGQRDYMKNLNICMVRIGERMMNVYQFFYVFYRMTSAYTSDLAARTFCNEFSDKIIRDRRAELQEEQKMPLKTDEFERKSLNFLDQILTTKREDGTEFTDREISDNLYTVMAGGHDTSALTISYACMMLGMYPEIQAKVVAEMNEVFYDSSVPITLDTLKQLEYTERVIKEVLRLFPPVPFAARQTRNELVLDGVKIPPNQIVVINFYAYHRRKDFWGPDPERFDPDRFLPEASQGRHPYAYLPFSAGLRNCIGIRYAMNSMRIMLLRILQEFEIGTSLKQADMRLKFEVMLKLVGPHNVWLKKRVK, via the exons ATGGCGTTTTTGGTGCTGCTGTCCATCGTCGGCGTACTGCTCGTACTGCAGTACCTGATGCTCTACACGGCCAGACATTGCAGCGCGATTCCAACGGTGCAGCCCAGCTACCCGATCGTGGGAAATTTGTTATCCTTTTGGAACAACTCGTCCATGCAAGCTTTCTGGATGCTGGTGAAAAGCTTCCGAGGTGTCGATCGAATGGCTAAGATGGTGCTTGGCCCCAAACTGTTGATTTTGATCAACCATCCTGAGCTGCTGCAGAAGGTGCTGATGAACAACGAGATGCTCGACAAGCCGTTCTTTTACGACTTTATGGGGCTGGGCGGTGGATTGGTCTCGGAACGCG ACGGCAAACGATGGCTCATGGAGCGCAAGGTGCTCAATCCTACTTTCAATACCCGGATGTTGACCAGCTTCCTGTCGATCATGGACACTCGGGCTagcaagatggtggccaatctAAGATCTGTGGCCGACGGACATACGGAAGTGGACATGATAAGGTTTGTCGGCGAGTGTACACTGGAGATTGTGTACAACACGACGATGGGTCGGAATGCCAACGAACTGCCCGGTCAACGAGATTACATGAAGAACTTGAACAT ctGTATGGTACGGATTGGGGAGCGAATGATGAACGTGTACCAGTTTTTCTATGTGTTCTACCGGATGACCAGTGCATATACATCGGATTTGGCAGCAAGAacattttgcaacgagttttcGGATAAG atcATTCGAGATCGACGAGCGGAGCTTCAGGAGGAGCAAAAAATGCCACTGAAAACAGACGAATTTGAGAGAAAGTCTTTGAATTTTCTCGATCAAATTCTAACAACAAAGAGGGAAGATGGAACCGAGTTTACCGATCGGGAGATATCAGACAACTTGTACACCGTTATGGCTGGG GGCCACGATACATCAGCGTTGACTATATCTTACGCCTGTATGATGTTGGGAATGTACCCAGAAATTCAAGCGAAGGTCGTTGCCGAGATGAACGAAGTCTTCTACGATTCTTCGGTGCCCATTACTCTGGATACTTTGAAACAACTCGAGTACACCGAGCGAGTGATCAAAGAAGTGCTGAGACTCTTTCCGCCAGTCCCATTTGCGGCCAGACAAACAAGGAACGAGCTGGTGTTGGACGGAGTCAAGATCCCACCGAATCAGATTGTAGTGATCAACTTCTATGCCTACCACCGGCGGAAGGACTTCTGGGGACCGGACCCGGAGCGGTTTGATCCCGATCGGTTCTTGCCGGAAGCATCTCAGGGTCGGCATCCGTACGCGTATCTACCATTCAGTGCTGGGTTGAGAAACTGCATCGGAATACGGTACGCGATGAACTCGATGCGGATTATGTTGCTGCGGATTCTGCAGGAGTTCGAGATCGGTACTAGCTTGAAGCAGGCGGATATGCGGTTAAAGTTTGAGGTTATGCTTAAGCTGGTGGGACCACACAATGTGTGgttgaagaaaagggtgaaaTGA
- the LOC120431553 gene encoding cytochrome P450 4c21-like has product MVFFMLVSIVGVLLVLQYLVLLYKFRYCRSIPTVQPSYPIVGNIPSFWGKSSEQAHWLMAKSFLGVDRMVKMMLGPKPMLFLNHPDLLHKVLMNNDLLDKPFYYGFMQLGGGLVSEPDGKRWLMERKVLNPTFNTRMLTSFLPIMDARAKKMVANLGPMADGHTIVDVIRFVGECTLEIVYNTTMGRTANELPGQREYVKNLNIIMTRVGERMMNAYQFLDVFYRMTSAYKSEYPARTFCNEFTDKIIRERRTELQEEQSKPKETDEFERKSLNFLDQILTTKREDGSSFTDQEISDNLYTIMTGGHDTSALTVSYTCLILAMYPEIQEKVVAEMNEVFYDSSVDTTADTLKQLQYTERVIKEVLRLFPPVPIAARQTRNELVLDGIQIPPNQILVFNFYAFHRRKDFWGPDPERFDPDRFLPEASQGRHPYAYLPFSAGLRNCIGQRYAMNSMRIMLLRILQEYELGTDLKQQDLRFKFEIMLKLVGPHSVWLRRREKC; this is encoded by the exons ATGGTGTTCTTCATGCTGGTGTCCATCGTGGGTGTACTGCTCGTCCTGCAGTATCTGGTGCTGCTGTACAAGTTCAGATATTGCCGCTCGATCCCAACGGTACAGCCCAGCTACCCGATCGTGGGAAACATTCCGTCCTTTTGGGGCAAATCGTCCGAGCAAGCCCACTGGCTCATGGCCAAGAGCTTCCTAGGCGTGGATCGTATGGTTAAGATGATGCTCGGCCCCAAACCGATGCTGTTCCTTAACCATCCGGACTTGCTGCACAAGGTGCTGATGAACAATGATCTCCTCGACAAGCCCTTCTACTACGGCTTTATGCAACTGGGCGGTGGCCTGGTCTCGGAGCCGG ATGGCAAACGATGGCTGATGGAGCGCAAGGTGCTCAATCCTACGTTCAACACTCGGATGTTGACCAGCTTCCTACCGATCATGGACGCACGGGCTAAAAAGATGGTGGCCAATCTAGGACCAATGGCCGACGGACATACGATAGTTGATGTGATTAGGTTTGTCGGTGAGTGTACGCTGGAGATTGTGTACAACACGACGATGGGGCGGACTGCTAATGAGCTGCCTGGTCAGCGGGAGTACGTGAAAAACTTGAACAT aaTCATGACTCGAGTAGGAGAACGAATGATGAATGCGTACCAGTTTTTAGATGTTTTTTACCGGATGACAAGTGCATATAAATCGGAGTACCCAGCAAGAACGTTTTGTAACGAATTCACGGATAAG atcaTTCGAGAACGGCGAACAGAGCTGCAAGAAGAGCAAAGCAAGCCCAAGGAAACCGACGAATTTGAGAGAAAGTCTTTGAATTTTCTCGATCAAATTCTTACCACGAAGAGGGAAGATGGATCCAGTTTTACCGATCAGGAGATATCGGATAACTTGTACACGATAATGACTGGG GGCCATGACACATCTGCTTTGACCGTATCGTACACTTGTTTGATCCTGGCAATGTACCCAGAAATTCAGGAGAAGGTCGTTGCCGAGATGAACGAAGTCTTTTACGATTCTTCAGTAGATACCACTGCAGATACTTTGAAACAGCTGCAGTACACTGAGCGAGTCATCAAAGAGGTGCTACGACTCTTTCCGCCAGTCCCAATTGCGGCCAGACAAACAAGGAACGAGCTGGTGTTGGACGGAATCCAGATCCCACCAAATCAGATTCTCGTGTTCAACTTCTATGCCTTCCACCGGCGGAAGGACTTCTGGGGTCCGGACCCGGAGCGGTTCGATCCCGATCGGTTCTTGCCGGAGGCATCTCAAGGCCGACACCCGTACGCGTATCTGCCGTTTAGCGCTGGGCTGAGGAACTGCATCGGACAGCGTTACGCGATGAACTCGATGCGGATTATGTTGCTGCGGATTCTGCAGGAGTACGAGCTTGGGACCGACTTGAAGCAGCAGGATTTGcgttttaagtttgaaattatGCTGAAGCTGGTGGGACCGCACTCGGTGTGGTTGAGGAGAAGGGAGAAATGTTGA
- the LOC120431554 gene encoding carboxypeptidase N subunit 2-like codes for MKVLQAVLFAFVLYESPTFASIPNALLRLNCETVNRVCYLKNIFASEDDRYKDVYGGESSDSIEFFDSHIHTMPKIPFVKSVQAKGINLVRIGEKTFATVKHLDVSYNRLRDFSAKAFEWPEELLTLTLSGNPLLKELSVVRKLTGLVELRMAEMKLDLEFVDADIFAGMKQLKQLVLRDNKITKIPVGIFSKLESLEKLDLSKNLITRILSGSLVVYFRPIDPEVEKRHQLSIDLSSNNISIVENNSFMVVDQVDLSDNKLIGIGPSAFYNKSELGTLILSKNGQLRNFEFLKNLHTLHTLIMTHMNFTFEGLPLNVFSNLDLLTTLDLSNNEIAILPLGIFADLSSVNFINLRHNQISHVEFGTFSIRKYDLIDEIDLSYNEISDVNYLVFVPLKYLRTLLLHGNRIAYVNTSHLKRNKSLQNFGIQHNPIRCSDLVDLLAIFKLVLDGREFVAHEPNVDGIKCNP; via the coding sequence ATGAAAGTGCTTCAAGCGGTTCTATTTGCGTTCGTTCTGTACGAATCCCCTACTTTCGCGTCGATTCCGAACGCACTGCTGAGGCTAAACTGTGAAACGGTAAACCGGGTTTGCTACCTGAAGAACATCTTCGCCTCCGAGGATGACCGCTACAAGGACGTGTACGGTGGGGAGTCCAGCGACAGTATCGAGTTCTTCGACTCGCACATCCACACGATGCCCAAGATTCCGTTTGTCAAGTCGGTCCAAGCGAAGGGCATTAACCTGGTGCGGATTGGCGAGAAGACGTTTGCCACGGTGAAGCACTTGGATGTGTCGTACAACCGGCTGAGGGACTTTTCGGCGAAGGCCTTCGAGTGGCCGGAGGAACTGCTGACGCTGACCTTGAGCGGTAATCCGTTGTTGAAAGAGCTGAGCGTTGTTCGGAAGCTTACCGGGTTGGTGGAGCTGCGGATGGCGGAAATGAAGCTTGATTTGGAGTTCGTGGACGCTGACATATTCGCCGGGATGAAGCAGCTGAAACAGTTGGTTTTGCGAGACAATAAAATCACCAAGATCCCAGTTGGAATCTTCAGCAAGCTCGAAAGTTTGGAGAAGCTAGACCTCAGCAAGAATCTCATCACGAGGATATTGTCAGGTTCGCTTGTGGTATACTTCCGGCCAATCGACCCAGAAGTCGAGAAACGGCATCAATTATCGATAGATTTATCGAGTAACAACATTTCAATAGTGGAAAACAACTCCTTCATGGTGGTTGACCAGGTAGATCTGAGCGACAACAAGCTGATCGGTATTGGGCCATCCGCGTTCTACAACAAATCGGAGCTTGGAACCTTGATTCTGTCCAAAAACGGCCAATTGAGAAACTTTGAATTTCTCAAGAATCTTCACACGTTGCACACCCTCATCATGACTCACATGAACTTCACCTTCGAAGGCCTTCCCTTGAACGTTTTTTCAAACCTGGATCTGCTGACTACCCTGGACTTGTCAAACAACGAAATCGCTATCCTCCCCCTCGGAATCTTCGCCGACCTCTCCTCGGTCAACTTCATAAACCTGCGCCACAATCAAATCTCCCACGTAGAATTCGGAACGTTCTCAATCCGCAAGTACGACCTGATCGACGAGATAGACCTGTCCTACAACGAAATCAGCGACGTCAACTATCTGGTGTTTGTTCCGCTCAAGTACCTGCGGACGTTGCTGCTGCATGGAAACCGGATCGCTTACGTCAACACGAGCCACCTGAAGCGGAACAAGAGTCTGCAAAACTTTGGCATCCAGCACAACCCGATTCGGTGCTCGGATTTGGTGGACCTGCTGGCCATCTTCAAGCTCGTGCTCGACGGGCGGGAGTTTGTGGCCCACGAGCCCAATGTGGACGGTATCAAGTGTAATCCGTGA